The genomic region CGCCCGGGCCCGCTCGATCTCGGCCGTGCTCATCCGCACCACCGCGTCGGTCTCGCCACGCCGGAAGGCCGAACGGACGTCGTCACTGAAGCTCACGGATGGCGCCCTCTCGTGTGTCGTGCCTGGTCGAATCGGCGCGGTGGTCCCGCCGCGGCCCGGGTCGCCTCCGCCCACAGTCAGGCATGGAAGGCGGTCCAGTTCTTCAGGAGGCGGAAGCCCATCGACTCGTACAGCGGCCGACCGAGCGCGCTGGACTGGAGGTACGCCGCGTCCGCGCCGGCCGCGACGCCGTCGCGCAGCACCTCCTCGGTGATGACGCGACCCAGACCGCGACCCCGCGCGCTCGGGACGACGGCGATGTTGAACACGCCGACCACACCTCGGGTCCGCATCGCGAGCCCGGTGCCGACCGGCCGACCGGCCTCCTCGCACAGGTAGCCGGTGATGCTCTCGGCGGCGAGCACATCGCCGCCCATCAGCGACCCGAACAGACCCTCCGGGACCTCGAATCCCCTGGTGAGGACGTCCGTGTACCGATCACTCTCGGCCGCGCCGACCCGGCGCACCAGCTCGCGCCGCGCCGGGTCGGCCCGGAAGACCAACTCGCCCGCCGTACAGCCCAGCAGCGGCAGCTCACTGCGGTCCCGGAGCCCGTGACGGCCGGCGAGATCCGCCACCGTGCCGTCGGCCGCGCCCCGGACCATGATCGACCACACAGGCACCTGCCGGCTTACCTCGGTCGCCAGCTCGTCAAGCGCCTCCAGATCGGGCTCGGGCGACAGGTCGTAGGCGACGTTCAACGTCGCCGCACCCGCGTGGGTCACCGCACCGCGGGCAGTGCCCCGCTTCGCGTACCAACCCTGCGGAGTCGCCCCGCACAGATTCTCGATGGCATCGTCGTACGCCGCGGCCATCCGATCGGCGATGGTGTTCATGGCCCTCCCCCGGACGATCTCCACCGAATGCAGAAAGATAGCCGCAGCGGCGTGACCTGCGCGAATCGGGTCGATCGGGGCGCGGGTGGATCAGCTCCGGTGGGCGTTGCGCCTCCGCCACCAGGGCGCGTGACGGAGGCCCTGGCTGGTGGCGCCGTGGAAGATGATCATCACGACCACGCCGATCAGGCCGAGCAGTGGGGTCACCAACCAACCGAGCACCCCGGTCAGGCCGTAGAGGACCAGGCCGACGATCGGGCGGGCCTCCTGCACCCGGACCTGCTCCTGGTCGACGTTGTCGGCACGCAGCGCCGGATGGCGGCGCACATAGGCGAAGAGCACCCACCAGGGCGCCGACATGAGTGCCGCGGCGAACGCGTACAGGACGACCGCAACGCGCAGGTCGTCGGTGGTGCCGTCGGCCAGCGCCGACGCCAGGACTGCTGTCGGAAACGGGATGATCACCACGCCGAAGAGGATGGCGAGATTGATCGAGCTGAAGGCGGGGGTGGTGCCCTTGACCAGCTGGAGCACCGCGTGGTGGTTCAGCCAGAGGACGCCGACATAGATGAACGACACCACGAAGGCCAGATAGGACGGGCCCTCTCCGAGGAGCCCTTCGGCCAGCTCACCCTCGTGGAACTCCGGGACCCGCAGATCCAACACCAGCAGGGTGATGACGATGGCGAACACACCGTCGCTGAACGCCGCCAGGCGACCCGCGTCGGTCACCGCGGGACCGCCATCGCCCGCCTGGATACCCTCTTGAGCTGCGGACATTGCCGTACGCTAACAGCCGGCGAACCGCCACGAGCACGATTGCCGCGACCGGTGCGTCCTTCGTAGACCGATGTGGCAGCGCGCTCGGTGGGC from Micromonospora lupini harbors:
- a CDS encoding TMEM175 family protein — encoded protein: MSAAQEGIQAGDGGPAVTDAGRLAAFSDGVFAIVITLLVLDLRVPEFHEGELAEGLLGEGPSYLAFVVSFIYVGVLWLNHHAVLQLVKGTTPAFSSINLAILFGVVIIPFPTAVLASALADGTTDDLRVAVVLYAFAAALMSAPWWVLFAYVRRHPALRADNVDQEQVRVQEARPIVGLVLYGLTGVLGWLVTPLLGLIGVVVMIIFHGATSQGLRHAPWWRRRNAHRS
- a CDS encoding GNAT family N-acetyltransferase — its product is MNTIADRMAAAYDDAIENLCGATPQGWYAKRGTARGAVTHAGAATLNVAYDLSPEPDLEALDELATEVSRQVPVWSIMVRGAADGTVADLAGRHGLRDRSELPLLGCTAGELVFRADPARRELVRRVGAAESDRYTDVLTRGFEVPEGLFGSLMGGDVLAAESITGYLCEEAGRPVGTGLAMRTRGVVGVFNIAVVPSARGRGLGRVITEEVLRDGVAAGADAAYLQSSALGRPLYESMGFRLLKNWTAFHA